A genomic stretch from Rhodanobacter soli includes:
- the creD gene encoding cell envelope integrity protein CreD, whose amino-acid sequence MGKWTQTVTAKVLGVGVLALLMTIPLLQVRGLVSERQQLREGAIAQIAQGWGGKQVLGGPVLVVPTLQQVAVAENQPSQWRAGSESMLADALKLDVAMAVETRSYGIYAAPVFVATVKLGGQFRAQDLAQFRRASNAPWQGGKAELRLPIGDLRGLQEVSDLRINGQPARFESSAERLGPWPNVVVPVDLDTLSDRPIDVQITLKLAGTEALQLLPLARSTDVTMHASWSDPSFIGAALPLEHKIDAAGFSAHWHLLDLNRSYGQHWTDVDSDMSAALQASTFGVQLYQPVDVYQRNVRAGKYGLLFIAMTFVAFFLFEVLKRLRVHPVQYLLVGAALATFYVVLLALSEQIGFGPAYALAAAAVAVLVGGYAMAVLRARRAGLLLGGVLGLIYAMLYGLIAAEQYALLIGALVLLAMVGLMMYLTRRIDWYAYVPTSTEPPAAIMEQP is encoded by the coding sequence ATGGGCAAGTGGACACAGACAGTCACCGCCAAGGTACTGGGCGTCGGTGTGCTGGCGTTGTTGATGACGATACCGTTGCTGCAGGTGCGCGGCCTGGTCAGTGAGCGTCAGCAGTTGCGCGAGGGTGCGATCGCGCAGATTGCGCAGGGTTGGGGCGGCAAGCAGGTGCTGGGCGGACCGGTGCTGGTGGTGCCCACGTTGCAACAGGTAGCCGTGGCGGAGAACCAGCCATCACAGTGGCGCGCCGGCAGCGAGAGCATGCTGGCCGACGCGCTGAAGCTGGACGTGGCGATGGCGGTGGAGACGCGCAGTTACGGCATCTATGCCGCGCCGGTGTTCGTCGCCACGGTGAAACTCGGCGGCCAGTTCCGCGCGCAGGATCTGGCCCAGTTCCGTCGCGCCAGCAATGCGCCATGGCAGGGCGGCAAGGCCGAGCTGCGCCTGCCGATCGGCGACCTGCGCGGGTTGCAGGAAGTGAGCGACCTGCGCATCAACGGCCAGCCGGCGCGCTTCGAGTCATCGGCCGAGCGGCTCGGTCCGTGGCCGAACGTGGTGGTGCCGGTCGACCTCGACACGCTGAGCGATCGGCCGATCGACGTGCAGATCACGCTGAAGCTGGCCGGCACCGAAGCGCTGCAGCTGCTGCCGCTGGCACGCAGTACCGACGTGACGATGCACGCGTCCTGGAGCGATCCCAGCTTCATCGGCGCCGCGCTGCCGCTGGAGCACAAGATCGACGCCGCCGGCTTCAGCGCGCACTGGCACCTGCTCGACCTCAACCGCAGTTACGGCCAGCATTGGACGGACGTCGACAGCGACATGAGCGCCGCGCTGCAGGCATCCACCTTCGGCGTGCAGCTTTACCAGCCGGTCGACGTGTACCAGCGCAACGTGCGTGCGGGGAAATACGGGCTGCTGTTCATCGCGATGACCTTCGTGGCGTTCTTCCTGTTCGAAGTGCTCAAGCGGCTGCGCGTGCATCCGGTGCAGTACCTGCTGGTGGGCGCCGCGCTGGCCACGTTCTACGTGGTGCTGCTGGCGTTGTCCGAGCAGATCGGTTTCGGCCCGGCTTACGCGCTGGCGGCCGCGGCAGTCGCCGTGCTGGTCGGCGGCTATGCGATGGCGGTGCTGCGCGCGCGGCGTGCCGGCCTGCTGCTGGGCGGCGTGCTGGGGCTGATCTACGCGATGCTGTATGGGCTGATCGCGGCCGAACAGTACGCGCTGCTGATCGGCGCGCTGGTGCTGCTGGCGATGGTCGGCTTGATGATGTACCTGACCCGCCGTATCGACTGGTACGCGTACGTACCCACGTCGACCGAGCCGCCAGCCGCTATCATGGAGCAACCATGA
- a CDS encoding YeiH family protein, which yields MNAPSLAVTPTLVRQRVPGLLLAVGIGLLALLLGRWAPLIGGPVIGIVLGIVVRNLLSPGERYNPGIAFAGKKVLQWSIIALGFGLSLDQVAKTGLESLSVTLVTMTVAFLAAWLLGRWLGVHDKLKILIGVGTAICGGSAIAAVTPIIRPDDHDTAFAISTIFLFNLVAVLLFPLLGHLMHLSDLGFGLWAGTAINDTSSVVAAGYSFSKTAGDYATIVKLTRATLIIPVCLVLAFAVAAREKRRHAQAGSVGHFSLASIFPWFILWFLVASAIRTAGVIPVAIQPSIHMLAEFLIIVALTAIGLSANLRKMAASGARPILLGLGVWVAVAVSSLLVQWVIGQL from the coding sequence ATGAACGCACCATCCCTTGCGGTTACCCCCACGCTCGTTCGACAACGTGTCCCTGGCCTGCTGCTGGCGGTGGGGATCGGCCTGCTGGCGTTGCTGCTGGGGCGCTGGGCGCCGCTGATCGGCGGCCCGGTGATCGGCATCGTGCTGGGCATCGTGGTGCGCAACCTGTTGTCGCCGGGCGAACGCTACAACCCCGGCATCGCGTTCGCCGGCAAGAAGGTGCTGCAGTGGTCGATCATCGCGCTGGGCTTCGGGCTCAGCCTCGACCAGGTGGCGAAGACCGGTCTCGAGTCGCTGTCGGTCACCCTGGTGACGATGACCGTGGCCTTCCTCGCCGCCTGGCTGCTCGGTCGCTGGCTCGGCGTGCACGACAAGCTGAAGATCCTGATCGGCGTGGGCACCGCGATCTGCGGCGGCTCGGCGATCGCCGCGGTCACGCCGATCATCCGCCCGGACGACCACGACACCGCGTTCGCGATCTCCACCATCTTCCTGTTCAACCTGGTCGCGGTGCTGCTGTTCCCGCTGCTCGGCCACCTGATGCATTTGAGCGACCTGGGCTTCGGCCTGTGGGCCGGCACCGCGATCAACGACACCTCGTCGGTGGTCGCCGCCGGCTACAGTTTCAGCAAGACCGCCGGCGACTACGCCACGATCGTCAAGCTCACCCGCGCTACCCTGATCATCCCGGTCTGCCTGGTGCTCGCCTTCGCCGTCGCCGCACGCGAGAAGCGCAGGCATGCGCAGGCCGGCAGCGTCGGCCACTTCAGCCTCGCCAGCATCTTCCCGTGGTTCATCCTGTGGTTCCTCGTCGCGTCCGCCATCCGCACCGCCGGCGTGATCCCCGTGGCGATCCAGCCGTCCATCCACATGCTGGCCGAGTTCCTGATCATCGTGGCGCTCACCGCGATCGGCCTGTCCGCCAACCTGCGCAAGATGGCCGCCAGCGGCGCGCGGCCGATCCTGCTGGGGCTGGGCGTGTGGGTTGCGGTGGCGGTCAGCAGTTTGCTGGTGCAGTGGGTGATCGGGCAGCTCTGA
- a CDS encoding class I SAM-dependent methyltransferase, giving the protein MSRALQAFISALEQDRALREPSRLRERSDVLERLETWRFCGQPPDAPAVEAGLRDRVEALCAEFEAIDGRLYQGIRQDIPHGAGAHRLLEWVRAADPDRDAEAHARGDSYDHLDALVSGVLQIDEPESPLVGLAAEMVFYQPTPARHIFDMLARSALDQHDVLIDLGSGLGHVPLLASICTGARCIGIEWEAAYVESARRCAQALNLDQVTFVQGDVRAADLSAGTVFYLYTPFEGAMLREVLDMLQAEAARREIRICTLGPCTAAVAQERWLRAAGSWEIHRPAMFRNA; this is encoded by the coding sequence ATGAGCCGCGCGCTGCAGGCGTTCATCAGCGCGCTGGAGCAGGACCGTGCGCTGCGCGAGCCGAGTCGATTGCGCGAGCGCAGCGATGTGCTCGAGCGTCTTGAGACTTGGCGTTTCTGCGGGCAGCCGCCTGATGCGCCTGCCGTGGAAGCGGGACTGCGTGATCGCGTCGAGGCCTTGTGCGCCGAGTTCGAAGCCATCGATGGCCGGCTTTACCAGGGCATTCGCCAGGACATCCCGCATGGCGCGGGTGCGCACAGGCTGCTTGAATGGGTGCGTGCAGCCGATCCGGATCGCGATGCTGAGGCGCACGCCCGCGGCGACAGCTACGACCATCTCGATGCGCTGGTCAGCGGTGTCCTGCAGATCGACGAACCGGAGTCCCCACTGGTCGGGTTGGCGGCGGAGATGGTGTTCTATCAGCCCACGCCGGCACGGCATATCTTCGACATGCTTGCGCGCAGCGCACTCGATCAGCATGACGTGCTGATCGATCTGGGCTCGGGGCTGGGCCATGTCCCACTGCTGGCTTCCATCTGCACCGGCGCACGCTGCATCGGCATCGAATGGGAAGCGGCCTATGTCGAATCTGCGCGGCGCTGTGCGCAGGCGCTGAACCTCGACCAGGTGACGTTTGTGCAAGGCGATGTGCGAGCGGCCGATCTTTCGGCCGGCACGGTGTTCTATCTGTACACGCCGTTCGAAGGCGCGATGCTGCGCGAAGTGCTGGACATGCTGCAGGCGGAGGCGGCCCGGCGCGAGATCCGCATCTGCACGCTTGGACCTTGCACCGCGGCCGTTGCACAGGAACGTTGGCTGCGGGCCGCCGGTTCGTGGGAGATCCATCGGCCTGCCATGTTTCGCAATGCTTGA
- the tsaB gene encoding tRNA (adenosine(37)-N6)-threonylcarbamoyltransferase complex dimerization subunit type 1 TsaB: protein MNLLAIETATEACSVALIHGDELIARSQIAPRRHTELVLPMADELLAEAGIGRHALDAIAVGRGPGAFTGVRLAVSLAQGMALALDLPVITISSLAALALEAPEEEGTTILAVIDARMGEIYAACYRRDDSGGLIALDDERICTAESLLLPDAAAWQVVGTGWATYATALSQRLTGILHSADGLRYPQAAHVAELALREFQAGHMQAPELALPVYLRDKVALTLVEQGKA from the coding sequence ATGAACCTGCTTGCGATCGAAACCGCCACCGAAGCCTGCTCCGTCGCCCTGATCCACGGCGACGAGCTGATCGCCCGCAGCCAGATCGCGCCGCGCCGGCACACCGAACTGGTGCTGCCGATGGCCGACGAGCTGCTGGCCGAAGCCGGCATCGGCCGCCATGCGCTGGACGCGATCGCGGTGGGCCGCGGACCGGGCGCCTTCACCGGCGTGCGCCTTGCCGTCTCGCTGGCGCAAGGCATGGCGCTGGCGCTCGATCTGCCGGTGATCACCATTTCCTCGCTGGCGGCACTGGCGCTGGAGGCTCCGGAGGAGGAGGGCACCACGATCCTCGCCGTGATCGACGCGCGCATGGGCGAGATCTACGCCGCCTGCTACCGCCGCGACGACAGCGGCGGCCTGATCGCGCTGGACGACGAACGCATCTGCACCGCCGAATCGCTGCTGTTGCCGGATGCCGCCGCGTGGCAGGTGGTCGGCACCGGCTGGGCCACCTATGCCACCGCGCTGAGCCAGCGCCTCACCGGCATCCTGCATTCTGCCGATGGCCTGCGCTACCCGCAGGCCGCCCACGTCGCGGAGCTGGCGCTGCGCGAGTTCCAGGCCGGCCACATGCAGGCGCCCGAACTGGCGCTTCCGGTGTATCTGCGCGACAAGGTGGCGTTGACGCTGGTGGAACAGGGCAAGGCGTGA